The following proteins come from a genomic window of Halorussus halophilus:
- a CDS encoding elongation factor EF-2 translates to MGRRKKIVEQCERLMDNPDQIRNIAIAAHVDHGKTTLTDNLLAGAGMIADQGEATQLMMDTEEDEQERGITIDAANVSMTHEYEGEDHLINLIDTPGHVDFGGDVTRAMRAVDGALVVVDAVEGAMPQTETVLRQALREGVKPTLFINKVDRLISELQEGPEEMQRRLLSVIDDVNELIRGMTEEMDDIDDWTVSVEEGTVGFGSALYKWGVSMPSMQRTGMDFGDIMDLERNDKRQELHEQTPLSNVILDMVCEHFPDPIEAQPRRIPRVWRGDDESELAEQMRLVDEDGEVVLMVTDIGIDPHAGEIAAGRVFSGTLEKGQDLYVSGTVGTNRVQSVGIYMGGEREEVERVPAGNIAAVTGLKDAIAGSTVSSVEMTPFESIEHISEPVITKSVEAKSMDDLPKLIETLRQVSKEDPTIQIEINEDTGEHLISGQGELHLEVITQRIERNQGIPVNTGEPIVVFREAIQEATDVIEGISPNRHNRFYIEAQPLSQDIIESLQLGDVSMDMPEQERREALQEAGMDKDTSQNVEEIHGTNILIDDTKGIQHLNETMELVIEGLEEALDDGPLAAEPVQGTLLRLQDAKLHEDTIHRGPAQVIPAVRNAVHNALVAGRVKLLEPIQNVRIDVPNEHMGAASGEIQGRRGRVDDMYQEGDLMVVEGIAPVDEMIGFSSDIRSATEGRASWNTENAGFRVMADNLQTETIVEIRERKGMKTELPEAINYF, encoded by the coding sequence ATGGGAAGACGAAAGAAGATCGTCGAACAGTGTGAGCGACTGATGGACAATCCGGACCAGATCCGGAACATCGCTATCGCCGCACACGTCGACCACGGTAAGACGACGCTGACAGACAATCTCCTCGCTGGTGCAGGCATGATCGCCGACCAGGGCGAGGCGACGCAGTTGATGATGGACACCGAAGAGGACGAGCAGGAACGCGGTATCACCATCGACGCCGCGAACGTCTCGATGACCCACGAGTACGAGGGTGAGGACCACCTCATCAACCTCATCGACACGCCGGGCCACGTGGACTTCGGTGGCGACGTGACCCGAGCGATGCGCGCTGTTGACGGCGCACTCGTGGTCGTGGACGCAGTCGAGGGCGCGATGCCCCAGACCGAAACCGTCCTGCGACAGGCGCTCCGCGAGGGCGTCAAGCCGACGCTGTTCATCAACAAGGTGGACCGCCTCATCTCGGAACTCCAAGAGGGTCCCGAGGAGATGCAGCGCCGCCTGCTCAGCGTCATCGACGACGTGAACGAGTTGATTCGCGGCATGACCGAGGAGATGGACGACATCGACGACTGGACGGTCTCCGTCGAAGAGGGCACCGTCGGCTTCGGGTCCGCCCTCTACAAGTGGGGTGTCTCCATGCCGTCGATGCAGCGTACCGGGATGGACTTCGGCGACATCATGGACCTCGAGCGCAACGACAAGCGCCAGGAACTCCACGAGCAGACGCCGCTCTCGAACGTCATCCTCGACATGGTCTGTGAACACTTCCCGGACCCAATCGAGGCCCAGCCCCGTCGTATCCCGCGCGTCTGGCGTGGCGACGACGAGTCCGAACTCGCAGAGCAGATGCGTCTGGTAGACGAGGACGGCGAAGTCGTCCTGATGGTCACCGACATCGGTATCGACCCGCACGCTGGCGAAATCGCCGCCGGTCGTGTCTTCTCCGGCACGCTGGAGAAGGGTCAAGACCTCTACGTCTCCGGGACGGTCGGGACGAACCGCGTCCAGTCCGTCGGTATCTACATGGGTGGCGAGCGCGAGGAAGTCGAGCGCGTCCCCGCCGGTAACATCGCCGCAGTCACGGGCCTGAAGGACGCTATCGCCGGTTCCACGGTGTCCAGCGTCGAGATGACGCCGTTCGAGTCCATCGAACACATCTCGGAGCCTGTCATCACGAAGTCCGTCGAGGCAAAGAGCATGGACGACCTGCCGAAGCTCATCGAGACGCTCCGACAGGTCTCCAAGGAAGACCCGACCATCCAGATCGAGATCAACGAGGACACCGGCGAACACCTCATCTCCGGGCAGGGCGAACTGCACCTCGAAGTCATCACCCAGCGCATCGAGCGCAACCAGGGCATCCCGGTCAACACCGGTGAGCCTATCGTCGTCTTCCGCGAAGCGATTCAGGAGGCGACCGACGTCATCGAGGGCATCTCGCCGAACCGTCACAACCGCTTCTACATCGAAGCGCAACCGCTCTCCCAAGATATCATCGAGAGTCTGCAACTCGGCGACGTCTCGATGGACATGCCCGAGCAGGAACGACGTGAAGCCCTGCAGGAAGCTGGCATGGACAAAGACACCAGCCAGAACGTCGAGGAGATTCACGGCACGAACATCCTCATCGACGACACGAAGGGTATCCAGCACCTGAACGAGACGATGGAACTCGTCATCGAGGGTCTCGAAGAGGCACTCGACGACGGTCCGCTCGCCGCCGAACCCGTGCAGGGGACGCTCCTGCGTCTGCAGGACGCGAAGCTCCACGAGGACACCATCCACCGTGGTCCGGCGCAGGTCATCCCTGCAGTCCGCAACGCGGTCCACAACGCGCTGGTCGCTGGCCGCGTCAAGCTCCTCGAACCGATTCAGAACGTCCGCATCGACGTGCCGAACGAACACATGGGTGCGGCGTCCGGCGAGATTCAGGGCCGACGTGGCCGCGTCGACGACATGTACCAAGAGGGCGACCTGATGGTCGTCGAGGGCATCGCGCCTGTCGACGAGATGATCGGGTTCTCCTCGGACATCCGCTCGGCGACCGAGGGTCGTGCCTCGTGGAACACCGAGAACGCCGGGTTCCGCGTCATGGCCGACAACCTCCAGACCGAGACCATCGTGGAGATCCGCGAGCGCAAGGGCATGAAGACGGAACTGCCCGAAGCCATCAACTACTTCTAA
- a CDS encoding DUF5781 family protein: MDVRVHGPGPATPFLRARDLFETEHDLDLPVRVHVRDNPDERTWTAHPEDHHVLNISRQAATSAMARELALHEYAHMARHEQSHPSHTQSTEEALFLALAGKSVERRRLTHCYQIANHMKDIYADDITLRVGPTDKLVAFLESELAAAVADRPARQQDGLRLTSTADPEITVVNAAFALALVERHDLVADDHRLYDLAHAAANDAPSIDFAGFKHRFASLGPDPGESEYRKTLVDATREYALGSGTAGEQAAD; this comes from the coding sequence ATGGATGTTCGCGTCCACGGTCCCGGCCCCGCGACGCCGTTCCTCCGCGCACGTGACCTCTTCGAAACCGAACACGACCTCGACCTGCCAGTCCGCGTCCACGTTCGAGACAACCCCGACGAGCGGACGTGGACCGCCCACCCCGAGGACCACCACGTCCTCAACATCTCCCGGCAGGCCGCGACCAGTGCGATGGCCCGCGAACTCGCACTCCACGAGTACGCCCACATGGCACGCCACGAACAGTCCCATCCCTCCCACACGCAATCGACGGAGGAGGCGCTGTTTCTCGCGCTGGCAGGCAAGTCGGTCGAACGGCGCAGACTCACGCACTGCTACCAAATCGCCAACCACATGAAGGACATCTACGCCGACGACATCACCCTGCGAGTCGGCCCGACGGACAAACTCGTCGCCTTCCTCGAATCGGAGTTGGCCGCGGCGGTCGCCGACCGACCGGCCCGACAGCAAGACGGCCTCCGACTGACGAGTACAGCGGACCCAGAAATCACGGTCGTCAACGCCGCCTTCGCGCTCGCGCTGGTAGAGCGCCACGACCTCGTCGCCGACGACCACCGCTTGTATGATCTCGCGCACGCGGCCGCGAACGACGCGCCGAGCATCGACTTCGCCGGGTTCAAGCACCGATTCGCCTCGCTGGGGCCCGACCCCGGCGAGAGCGAGTACCGGAAGACGCTGGTCGATGCAACGAGGGAGTACGCGCTCGGAAGTGGAACCGCCGGCGAACAGGCCGCGGATTAA
- a CDS encoding cupin domain-containing protein yields the protein MPYTKTEYESVEPVGGGLHFLRDALDCENLGVTVAEVDAGWTGKEHDHGSDGQEEVYVLLDGEATVTVDGEDVAMESGDALRIAPESTRQIHNGDTESRFVLVGAPDAS from the coding sequence ATGCCCTACACGAAAACCGAGTACGAGAGCGTCGAACCCGTCGGTGGCGGACTGCACTTCCTGCGGGACGCCCTCGACTGCGAGAACCTCGGCGTCACCGTTGCCGAAGTCGATGCAGGGTGGACCGGCAAGGAACACGACCACGGCAGTGACGGCCAAGAAGAGGTGTACGTCCTGCTCGACGGCGAAGCGACCGTCACGGTAGATGGCGAAGACGTGGCGATGGAGTCGGGTGACGCGCTCCGAATCGCTCCCGAATCCACTCGCCAGATTCACAACGGCGACACGGAGAGTCGATTCGTCCTCGTCGGCGCGCCGGACGCGTCGTGA
- a CDS encoding ABC transporter permease: protein MSRTRYIAYRLTWTVTGVWAVLTGLFLSFALTPDPNQFQLGMDRGAYRALRNYDQPLHERYFTWMESFLTLDLGNTLYGEPILGLLADASTVTLTYLVPSIAIAVVFGVLLGVFAAKYRDSVALRALRGLSYVGFAIPTIVAADVLFIFVVDYLEWYNFSYETELALFTGRNLGAITLPALVLAVNMVAIQLRYARSESVEILREDFIRTLRANGAGTRSIVTHVVRNAASSLLSLFFSEMVGVMFVVVVVIEVIFGIPGFGSLLYDAIRSRDIGLILATTIFPICFVMLGNLAQDIAYTILDPRIEGGESG, encoded by the coding sequence ATGAGCAGAACACGCTACATCGCCTACCGACTCACGTGGACGGTCACAGGCGTCTGGGCCGTCCTCACGGGACTCTTCCTGAGTTTCGCGCTGACGCCAGACCCGAACCAGTTCCAACTCGGCATGGACCGCGGAGCGTACCGGGCGCTCAGAAACTACGACCAACCGCTGCACGAGCGTTATTTCACCTGGATGGAGAGTTTCCTGACGCTCGACCTCGGAAACACGCTGTACGGGGAACCGATACTGGGACTCCTCGCGGACGCGAGCACGGTCACGCTGACCTACCTCGTCCCCTCCATCGCTATCGCCGTCGTCTTCGGCGTCCTCCTCGGTGTCTTCGCGGCGAAGTATCGAGATAGCGTGGCCCTCCGAGCGCTCCGCGGACTGTCGTACGTCGGCTTTGCGATACCGACCATCGTCGCCGCCGACGTGCTGTTCATCTTCGTCGTGGACTATCTGGAGTGGTACAATTTCAGCTACGAGACTGAACTGGCGCTTTTCACGGGGCGAAACCTCGGAGCAATCACGCTCCCCGCGCTCGTGCTGGCGGTGAACATGGTCGCGATACAACTCCGCTACGCGCGCTCAGAATCCGTCGAAATCCTCAGAGAAGACTTCATCCGGACGCTTCGGGCGAACGGGGCCGGAACCCGCTCGATAGTGACCCACGTCGTCCGAAACGCCGCTTCGTCGCTGTTGTCGCTGTTCTTCTCGGAGATGGTCGGCGTGATGTTCGTCGTAGTCGTCGTCATCGAGGTCATCTTCGGCATTCCCGGCTTCGGGTCGTTGCTCTACGACGCGATTCGGAGTCGAGACATCGGTCTCATCCTCGCAACCACCATCTTCCCCATCTGTTTCGTCATGCTCGGCAACTTAGCACAAGACATCGCGTACACGATTCTGGACCCGCGAATCGAAGGCGGTGAGTCTGGATGA
- a CDS encoding ABC transporter permease, whose product MNQFVELYDDLEEVDSGLSRLARRDWAFAGYLLTLLALFFADREGVFKVDSVVFSVDFTGLDWLFLYSLGALVCYLVVPLVTNRERSRTYWRRLRQNRWATASFFVLVAFTVVGLVGPVVFKPNEAAIGSAGVYGVPIGQPPVGFSILESAAPTCAGEVTNGRCHGTWTYPFGTTRGGKDVVGMTVAGTRIALEMAAVAIALIVPLATVVGTTAATYGGRIDELLMRYVDVQQSVPAFFVIILTQEALNHITEGLAGSFFLIVLVFGLLSWGGVARIVRSEALQLQEEGYVRAARSSGASKFAIVRKHVVPNTLNAVLTAVTLQVGWLILLEATLAFLGIGSDVQASWGYVLTTSARSAMFPTSFWWGVFFPTAALALTVVSFQVLGDALCDVTDPRTE is encoded by the coding sequence ATGAACCAGTTCGTCGAACTGTACGACGACTTAGAAGAGGTCGATAGCGGACTCTCCCGGTTAGCACGACGCGACTGGGCGTTCGCCGGATACCTCCTCACCCTGCTCGCGCTCTTCTTCGCCGACCGAGAAGGCGTCTTCAAAGTCGATTCGGTCGTTTTCTCGGTGGACTTCACGGGACTCGACTGGCTGTTTCTGTACTCGCTGGGCGCGCTCGTCTGCTACCTCGTAGTGCCGCTAGTGACGAACAGAGAGCGAAGTCGCACGTACTGGCGACGACTCCGACAGAATCGCTGGGCGACCGCGAGTTTCTTCGTACTCGTGGCGTTCACCGTCGTCGGACTCGTCGGACCCGTCGTCTTCAAGCCGAACGAGGCTGCCATCGGAAGCGCGGGCGTCTACGGCGTCCCTATCGGCCAGCCACCTGTCGGGTTCAGCATCCTCGAAAGCGCCGCGCCCACCTGTGCTGGCGAGGTCACGAACGGCCGCTGTCACGGCACGTGGACGTATCCCTTCGGCACCACGCGCGGCGGGAAGGACGTCGTCGGGATGACCGTCGCCGGGACACGCATCGCCCTCGAAATGGCCGCCGTCGCAATCGCGCTCATCGTCCCGCTGGCTACCGTCGTGGGGACGACGGCCGCGACGTACGGCGGCCGAATCGACGAACTCCTCATGCGCTACGTGGACGTTCAGCAGTCCGTTCCGGCGTTCTTCGTCATCATCCTCACCCAAGAGGCGCTCAACCACATCACCGAGGGACTCGCCGGGAGTTTCTTCCTCATCGTCCTCGTCTTCGGCCTCCTGAGTTGGGGCGGCGTGGCTCGAATCGTCCGTTCGGAGGCGCTCCAACTCCAAGAGGAGGGCTACGTTCGCGCCGCTCGGAGTTCGGGCGCGAGCAAGTTCGCCATCGTCAGGAAACACGTCGTGCCGAACACGCTCAACGCGGTACTGACGGCAGTCACGCTACAGGTCGGTTGGCTCATCCTGCTGGAAGCGACCCTCGCGTTCCTCGGTATCGGCTCCGACGTGCAGGCGTCGTGGGGCTACGTCCTGACGACTAGCGCCCGGAGCGCGATGTTCCCGACTTCCTTCTGGTGGGGCGTCTTCTTCCCGACGGCCGCGCTGGCGCTCACCGTCGTCTCGTTCCAAGTGCTGGGCGACGCGCTCTGCGACGTGACCGACCCGCGGACGGAGTGA
- a CDS encoding 30S ribosomal protein S7 has translation MAAEDQPDPDKPAGTDEEGAAAQLFGEWDITNIEYDDPSTERYITVTPVAHTMGRHAGKQFQKSEISIVERLANRLMQTEENTGKKQQTMQIVRDAFEDIHERTEENPIQVLVQAVEHSAPREETVRLKYGGISVPKAVDVAPQRRVDQALKFIAEGVHSSSFKTTTSASDALADQLVGAANYDVQTYAVNQKEEKERVAAAAR, from the coding sequence ATGGCAGCAGAAGACCAACCCGACCCCGACAAACCTGCGGGCACGGACGAAGAGGGCGCGGCAGCCCAACTGTTCGGCGAGTGGGACATTACCAACATCGAGTACGACGACCCCTCGACCGAGCGCTACATCACGGTGACGCCGGTCGCCCACACGATGGGTCGCCACGCTGGCAAGCAGTTCCAGAAGAGCGAGATTTCCATCGTCGAGCGACTTGCCAACCGACTCATGCAGACCGAGGAGAACACGGGCAAGAAACAGCAGACGATGCAAATCGTCCGCGACGCGTTCGAGGACATCCACGAGCGCACCGAGGAGAACCCGATTCAGGTGCTCGTCCAAGCGGTCGAACACTCCGCACCGCGAGAGGAGACCGTCCGCCTCAAGTACGGTGGCATCTCGGTCCCGAAGGCAGTTGACGTGGCACCTCAGCGCCGCGTCGATCAGGCCCTGAAGTTCATCGCGGAAGGCGTCCACAGTTCGTCGTTCAAGACGACGACGAGTGCGTCCGACGCGCTGGCCGACCAACTCGTCGGCGCAGCGAACTACGACGTCCAGACCTACGCGGTCAACCAGAAAGAAGAGAAAGAGCGCGTCGCGGCCGCGGCCCGCTAA